The genomic interval CAGAAGACCCAGTGCGGCCAGCAAAACGGCCGCTGCGAGCGCCAGGCCTTGCCGGTGGATCTGACCCCAGGTCTGGGCGGCCACCGGGCGCAGGTCGTAGTCAATCCACAGCAGTCCCTGTCGCGTGGCACGCATTTCACCGGGCTGCAATGCCAGGGTGACGGGCGCCAGTGCGGTCAGCCGCAACTGGGCGCGATCCAGGCTCAAGAACTCCCGCTGGGCCTCGCGCACCTGGCGGGCCGATTCTTCGGTGAAACCCGGCACCAGGCCGGCGGCTGGCTGGCCTTTCCAGGCAAATCGGGTGGCTGCCACCACCTTGCCATCGGGGCCCAGGAGCGCCGCGTACGCGATCACCGGGTTCAGCCCCAGATGTGACACCACGCCCTCGGTGCCGCTGCCATCGCCGCGGCGCAGTACGGTTTCCAGCGCCCTTTGGGTTTCCAGCAGTTCTGCATGCGCCGTGCTGTTGGCAAAGTGCTCCAGCTCGCGGGTGTAGCGGTGCCGCTGTGCCACCACGAACATTGCAAACACGACCGCGCTGGCCAGAACCAGTGACAGCGGCAGCCACAACCGCAACCTGAAAACGCGCACAGGGCGCACAGGGCGCAAGGTGCTCTGGGGCGCGCTCATCGGGTGTTGCCGCGCACAAAGCGGTCGTCAATGAGCGACGCCGCATCCACAGCGCGGTGCAGCAGGCCCTGTTCACGCATGTTGGCAGCCAGGCGCTGCGCTGACTTGGCCAGCCGGGCCTCGGGCCCGCTCAGCAAGGTGCGGTTGGCGGCTGCGTCGGGCAGCTCGATGCCACCCAGTGCCGCATCCATCTCGGCAGGCGTCAGGCCCAGGCGCGGTGTCATGCGCTGCAGCGCGTCTTCCCGGGCAGTGGCCAGGTGCCCCAGTGCACGCTGGTGGGCTTGCAGCAGCTGTGCAATGTGTTGCGAACAGCAGTCCAGAGCCTCCTTGCGCGCCACCAGCACGTCCACGATTTCTCCGGGTATCTCTCGGCTGTCGAACAGGACCTTGGCACCGCTTCCGCGCAGCACCTGCAGCACCGGGTCAAACGTCACCAGCGCATCCACCCGCCCATCGCGCCAGGCCGAGAGGTGTTCATCCATCGGCAGGGGCACGACGGTGATGTCCGCGGATGCGAGCCCCGCCTTGCGCAGGGCCGCCTGCAGCATGTAGGCTCCAACGGCGGTCTGCTCCACACCCACCTTGCTGCCGCGCAGGTCGCTCAGGTCGGCCAGGCCAGGGCGCACCACCAGTGCGTCGGCACCGCTGGATACATCCATCACCCACACCACTTTCAGCGCAATTCCCTCCTGGGCCAGCGTCAGGGCTTCGTCCAGTGTCAAACCGGCCATGCCCAACTGCCCCGTGCGCAGCGCATCCATGCTCTGGGTGGTGGACCCCAGCTCCACCAGCCGCACCGGCAGACCGTCGTGCAGGCCCAGGTCGCGCGCCAGGTACAGCGGCTCGTAACCCGTCCAGGTGTTGGTGCCCACGGCAAGAGGCGGGTCGTAGCGCGGGCCGCAGGCCGTCAACCATGCCGCACTACCTGCCAGGGCCAGGATGGCGCAGAACCTGCGCCACCCGATGCAGCGCGCCAGGGGGTCTGCGGGGAGGTGCACAGAGGGGGGCATGGCCAGAATGGTAAGCGAGTGTGACGAAGTGTGTGCACCCCGCATGCGATCAGCCGGGAGGGGGGCTTGCCCGGGCCTGAACGGAAATCTGGGATGATCCGGGATTGTCCTTCCCGCCCTGCAGCAGCGCCTGCCGCTTGATTGCCTAGACCATGTCCGTCGATTCTTCGCCTGCCTCCCCCGCTTCTGATCCCGCTCCCGCATCTTCGGATGCTATTGCTGCTGCCGGTGCTCCCCGTGATCCCCGTGCACGCCGAGGCGGTCGGCGCAAGCCGGCGCACGAGGCGGGCAACGGCGCCAAGGCGGGCCCTGCGGCCGGTGCCGCCCCGTCGCAGTCCAAGGCGCCGCACCCTGTTCTGGAGCAACTTGCCGGCTTTTACCCGCACCTGTTCGGCGCGGTGTTCCGCCCGCTCAAGCGGGGCATCTTTCAAGACCTGCTGGCCGCCCACCCGGACGTCTTCGAGCGTGATGCGCTGAAGGTGGCGCTGGGCCTGCACACCCGCTCCACCCGCTACCTGCAAAGCGTGGCCGCGGGTGACAAGCGCCACGACCTGCAAGGCGAGCCAGTGGAAGACATGGCGCCCGAACACGTGCACCACGCGCTGCTGGAGGTCTATCGCCGCCGCAAAGCCCGCAGCACGGAAGACCTGCTGCCCAAGCTGCGCAACCGCATGATCGCGGCGTTTGAAGCCTCGGGCCTCACGCGCGAGGCGTACACCGAGCTTGTGCACGGCCGCGACGACGCCGCCAACGCCCTCCTGGAGGAGGCCTTTGCCGAATGGTCTGCCCGCAACGCCAAGGACGAAGCCCTGCTGCGCGCCTTTGAAGCCAGCGGCCAGACGCTGGAAGCCTTTGCCGACATGTACGGCATGGTGGCCCGCACCGTGGGCCAGCAGCTCGAG from Acidovorax sp. FHTAMBA carries:
- a CDS encoding ProQ/FINO family protein, whose protein sequence is MSVDSSPASPASDPAPASSDAIAAAGAPRDPRARRGGRRKPAHEAGNGAKAGPAAGAAPSQSKAPHPVLEQLAGFYPHLFGAVFRPLKRGIFQDLLAAHPDVFERDALKVALGLHTRSTRYLQSVAAGDKRHDLQGEPVEDMAPEHVHHALLEVYRRRKARSTEDLLPKLRNRMIAAFEASGLTREAYTELVHGRDDAANALLEEAFAEWSARNAKDEALLRAFEASGQTLEAFADMYGMVARTVGQQLERARRRQAAQAQAAAAATTEPAQ
- a CDS encoding ABC transporter substrate-binding protein, producing the protein MPPSVHLPADPLARCIGWRRFCAILALAGSAAWLTACGPRYDPPLAVGTNTWTGYEPLYLARDLGLHDGLPVRLVELGSTTQSMDALRTGQLGMAGLTLDEALTLAQEGIALKVVWVMDVSSGADALVVRPGLADLSDLRGSKVGVEQTAVGAYMLQAALRKAGLASADITVVPLPMDEHLSAWRDGRVDALVTFDPVLQVLRGSGAKVLFDSREIPGEIVDVLVARKEALDCCSQHIAQLLQAHQRALGHLATAREDALQRMTPRLGLTPAEMDAALGGIELPDAAANRTLLSGPEARLAKSAQRLAANMREQGLLHRAVDAASLIDDRFVRGNTR